Proteins from a single region of Natrinema salifodinae:
- a CDS encoding glycoside hydrolase family 127 protein: MAPIRRAASVDPADVTIDDEFWNRWLETTREDLLEYQYEQLEASGCLENFRRTADGADGGFQGMWFADSDAYKWLEAASYVLATRDDPGPDSDLRRRVDDVIDLVAAAQGEDGYLNTYFALEEPEKRWTNLNMMHELYCAGHLIEAAVAHHRATDETSLLSVATAFADHIDDRFGDAIDGVLGHQEIELALVKLSRATGEERYVERAQYFVERRGRDDRLARELERIEEIAGYDPDDGGVAADAREAFYEDGDYDGRYAQDHAPLRDQEAVEGHAVRAMYFLAGAADVAAETGDEDLLARLERLWEHMTERRTYVTGGIGSSARGERFTEDYDLPNDTAYAETCAAIGSVFWNRRLFELTGRARYADLIERTLYNAVLVGLSLDGTAFFYDNRLASDGDHHRREWFECACCPPNVARLLAALGRHLYATGTGTGTDTGTGSDERLLYVNQYVGSSATVPIDGTDVELDQASGLPWNGEVTLDVDPETPTEFSLRLRIPSWCEDASVRVNGEPVSIAVDRDSGSGSGGDGGGVDNGYLVIEREWINDRVEVTFERSVVPVRAHPAVAADAGRIALTCGPLVYCLEGVDHERPLHQYRVETASAFDAGYRDDLLGGVVTIEAGATVPELEEWDGELYRPAAESARHSTSVTAVPYYAWDNRAPGEMRVWLREE; encoded by the coding sequence ATGGCACCGATTCGACGCGCCGCGTCGGTCGATCCAGCCGACGTGACCATCGACGACGAGTTCTGGAACCGCTGGCTCGAGACGACCCGCGAGGACCTGCTCGAGTACCAGTACGAGCAACTCGAGGCGAGCGGCTGTCTCGAGAACTTCCGCCGGACGGCCGACGGCGCCGACGGCGGCTTTCAGGGGATGTGGTTCGCCGATTCGGACGCGTACAAGTGGCTCGAGGCGGCGAGTTACGTCCTCGCTACGCGCGACGATCCCGGCCCCGATTCCGACCTCCGCCGGCGGGTCGACGACGTGATCGACCTGGTCGCGGCCGCACAGGGCGAGGACGGCTACCTGAACACCTACTTCGCGCTCGAGGAACCCGAGAAGCGGTGGACGAACCTCAACATGATGCACGAACTGTACTGCGCGGGCCACCTCATCGAAGCCGCCGTTGCCCACCACCGCGCGACCGACGAGACGTCCCTGCTTTCCGTCGCAACGGCGTTCGCCGACCACATCGACGACCGCTTTGGCGATGCGATCGACGGCGTTCTGGGCCATCAGGAGATCGAACTCGCCCTGGTGAAACTCTCGCGGGCGACCGGCGAGGAGCGCTACGTCGAGCGCGCGCAGTACTTCGTCGAGCGCCGGGGTCGCGACGACCGCCTGGCGCGAGAACTAGAACGGATCGAGGAGATTGCCGGCTACGATCCCGACGACGGCGGCGTCGCTGCGGACGCCCGCGAGGCCTTCTACGAGGACGGCGACTACGACGGGCGCTACGCCCAGGATCACGCGCCGCTTCGCGACCAGGAGGCCGTCGAGGGCCACGCGGTCCGCGCGATGTACTTCCTCGCCGGCGCGGCCGACGTCGCCGCCGAAACCGGCGACGAGGACCTGCTCGCCCGCCTCGAGCGCCTCTGGGAGCACATGACCGAACGGCGCACGTACGTCACCGGCGGGATCGGCTCGAGCGCCCGCGGCGAGCGGTTCACCGAGGACTACGACCTCCCCAACGACACCGCCTATGCGGAGACCTGCGCGGCGATCGGGAGCGTCTTCTGGAACCGGCGGCTGTTCGAGCTTACCGGCCGGGCGCGGTACGCCGACCTGATCGAGCGGACGCTGTACAACGCCGTCCTCGTCGGTCTCTCCCTCGACGGGACCGCGTTCTTCTACGACAACCGCCTGGCGAGCGACGGCGACCACCACCGCCGGGAGTGGTTCGAGTGCGCGTGCTGTCCGCCCAACGTCGCGCGGCTGCTCGCCGCGCTCGGGCGGCACCTGTACGCGACCGGAACCGGCACCGGCACCGATACCGGCACGGGATCGGACGAGCGGCTCCTCTACGTGAATCAGTACGTCGGGAGTTCGGCGACGGTGCCGATCGACGGGACCGACGTCGAACTCGACCAGGCCAGCGGACTCCCCTGGAACGGCGAAGTGACGCTCGACGTCGACCCGGAGACGCCGACCGAGTTCTCCCTTCGACTCCGGATTCCGTCGTGGTGCGAGGACGCGTCGGTTCGCGTCAACGGCGAGCCGGTCTCGATTGCGGTCGATCGCGATAGTGGTAGCGGTAGCGGTGGCGACGGTGGCGGTGTGGACAACGGCTACCTCGTTATCGAACGCGAGTGGATCAACGATCGGGTCGAAGTTACGTTCGAGCGGTCCGTCGTCCCGGTCCGAGCCCACCCGGCCGTCGCGGCCGATGCTGGCCGGATCGCGCTGACCTGCGGGCCGCTGGTCTACTGTCTCGAGGGCGTCGATCACGAGCGCCCGCTCCACCAGTATCGGGTCGAGACGGCGTCGGCGTTCGACGCCGGCTATCGGGACGACCTCCTCGGCGGCGTCGTCACTATCGAGGCCGGCGCGACGGTTCCCGAACTCGAGGAGTGGGACGGCGAGCTCTACCGGCCGGCCGCGGAGTCGGCGCGGCACTCGACGTCGGTCACCGCCGTCCCGTACTACGCGTGGGAC
- a CDS encoding carbohydrate ABC transporter permease, translating to MSTDSQRLFDGVSLTSDRLRTIGLYAGLYGTALLFLLPYWYMFATSFMTRDLVYSEVPHLIPWDLTLYWYEYLLTNSLIVQWTVNTVILAGVTTIVVMLIDAMIAYSLTRLDWPGRRAIFAVIVASFMVPGIVNLVPVYIIVSELGLVNSVWGVVLPSAANPLGVFMLVQFFKDIPEELEEAARLDGFSRLRVFSHIVLPLMRSALAALGLFIFIWTWNAFVWPLLIFQDDAMYTLPIGLVTLQDNLGVTEPGVIMTSAVVASVPLLLVFLVMQKHLVRAVEMQGTTK from the coding sequence ATGAGTACGGACTCACAGCGCTTGTTCGACGGCGTCTCGCTGACCAGCGATCGGCTCCGAACGATCGGCCTGTACGCCGGGCTGTACGGAACGGCGTTGCTGTTCCTGCTCCCGTACTGGTACATGTTCGCGACGTCGTTCATGACCCGGGACCTGGTCTACTCCGAAGTGCCCCACCTGATCCCGTGGGACCTCACGCTCTACTGGTACGAGTACCTGCTCACCAACTCGCTGATCGTCCAGTGGACGGTCAACACGGTCATCCTGGCCGGGGTCACGACGATCGTCGTAATGCTGATCGACGCGATGATCGCCTACTCGCTGACCAGGCTCGACTGGCCGGGTCGCCGCGCCATCTTCGCGGTCATCGTGGCCAGTTTCATGGTGCCGGGCATCGTCAACCTCGTCCCGGTGTACATCATCGTGAGCGAACTCGGGCTCGTCAACTCCGTCTGGGGCGTCGTGCTCCCGAGCGCCGCCAACCCGTTGGGCGTGTTCATGCTCGTCCAGTTCTTCAAGGATATCCCCGAGGAGTTAGAGGAGGCGGCCCGCCTCGACGGGTTCTCGCGGCTGCGCGTTTTCTCGCACATCGTCTTGCCGCTGATGCGGTCGGCGCTCGCCGCGCTGGGACTGTTCATCTTCATCTGGACGTGGAACGCCTTCGTCTGGCCGCTGCTCATCTTCCAGGACGACGCGATGTACACGCTGCCGATCGGCCTGGTGACGCTACAGGACAATCTGGGCGTGACCGAGCCTGGCGTGATCATGACCTCGGCAGTGGTCGCCTCGGTACCGCTGTTGCTGGTCTTCCTGGTGATGCAGAAACACCTCGTGCGAGCCGTCGAAATGCAGGGGACGACGAAGTGA
- a CDS encoding extracellular solute-binding protein, with protein MPTHDDRPPSSSGDSGDPPRSSSLGRRRFLQTTGIAALTGAAGCTGYIGTSRDGVEYWTLFGGGDGAVMKEMVDGINESDDYGGLRINRQRVPWDEHYGRLYTSMVGGNPPDIAVMHSRMMRDYQDSLVSVTDEIGADPYLDEVVDGGLVDGEQLAVPIDTHPFGLYYNKEIFAEAGLDPEDPPNTPDQFYEAANAIVENTDYWALDFHEGEYAAETMRMLLQSRGGRLLTDDYEPAFETDDGLAVVQEMHDWVHEHEWAPVDPTAGWDAWNRGEVGMKIEGTWHVTVVREAGFEFGMTEPFVMPDSDDPVTVGDSHMLIIPESEERNRERLEETIETVRLLSQEFNDRWGYEAGHLPASEAALESDALRDSETWSQTLETFYGMVENDQLVRPPATPNVEEYIEQIYQPLDDMRAGNMTPEAVLETAAEGVRQTFNRR; from the coding sequence ATGCCAACACATGACGATAGACCGCCGTCGTCGAGCGGTGACTCGGGCGATCCGCCGCGCTCGAGTTCCCTCGGCCGGCGGCGCTTCTTGCAAACGACGGGCATCGCGGCCCTGACCGGCGCCGCCGGCTGTACGGGCTATATCGGGACGTCACGCGACGGTGTCGAGTACTGGACGCTCTTCGGCGGCGGTGACGGCGCCGTCATGAAGGAGATGGTCGACGGGATCAACGAGAGCGACGACTACGGGGGATTGCGGATCAACCGCCAACGGGTTCCCTGGGACGAACACTACGGACGCCTGTACACGTCGATGGTCGGGGGCAACCCGCCGGACATCGCGGTGATGCACTCCCGGATGATGCGGGACTATCAGGACAGTCTCGTCTCGGTCACCGACGAGATCGGGGCCGACCCGTATCTCGACGAAGTGGTCGATGGTGGCCTCGTCGACGGCGAGCAACTCGCCGTGCCGATCGACACCCACCCGTTCGGGCTCTACTACAACAAGGAAATCTTCGCGGAAGCCGGTCTCGATCCGGAGGATCCGCCGAACACGCCCGACCAGTTCTACGAGGCGGCCAACGCGATCGTCGAGAACACGGATTACTGGGCGCTGGACTTCCACGAAGGAGAATACGCGGCCGAGACGATGCGGATGCTCCTACAGAGTCGGGGCGGACGGCTCCTGACCGACGACTACGAACCCGCCTTCGAGACGGACGACGGCCTGGCGGTCGTTCAGGAGATGCACGACTGGGTCCACGAACACGAGTGGGCGCCCGTCGATCCGACCGCCGGGTGGGACGCGTGGAACCGCGGCGAAGTCGGCATGAAGATCGAAGGGACCTGGCACGTCACCGTCGTCCGCGAGGCGGGCTTCGAATTCGGCATGACGGAGCCGTTCGTCATGCCGGACTCGGACGATCCCGTGACGGTCGGGGACAGCCACATGCTGATCATCCCCGAGAGCGAGGAGCGCAACCGAGAGCGCCTCGAGGAGACGATCGAAACCGTCCGCTTGCTCTCACAGGAGTTCAACGACCGGTGGGGGTACGAGGCCGGGCACCTCCCCGCCAGCGAGGCGGCGCTCGAGAGCGACGCGCTCCGGGACTCGGAGACCTGGTCCCAGACGCTGGAGACGTTCTACGGGATGGTGGAGAACGACCAGCTCGTCCGCCCGCCCGCGACGCCGAACGTCGAAGAGTACATCGAACAGATCTACCAGCCGCTCGACGATATGCGCGCCGGGAACATGACTCCGGAAGCGGTACTCGAGACCGCCGCGGAGGGCGTCAGACAAACGTTTAACAGGCGATAA
- a CDS encoding alpha-L-arabinofuranosidase, producing MGEHTDHPDSNRSMRRRQYLGVQAAATAGLVVGGAGLVAGASDDAVDGTEQGDGDEDRADDEAAESFDAMVTMDADERGERDVPETLFGRFAEHYGAHEIYPGIYAEHVTNTAFVAWGQVQPDHVSHVYGFDEVGRYDGLPFPWEPVGDEAAFERPEEGGVRGLGTWESDGGWPAVDREPRNEHQRVVLDDAVGGVKQRLPLPDWRTLAYEFGLSVRADGIDALDIRLTAPDGDVLASAAIEGLTDEWERYDGIDLELAERSGSTLEGGALDDVASPYGEYVLEIVAEGTGHVDLDWLSLLPADAVNGKFNPTTIELMDDRNVSLLKWPGGNVTSTYKWEDGIGPVEERPIRPNVVWNGLDPNLMGTAEYVEFCEVTDVEATITVGVTVEDTDREFQPPEPITPEDAANWVEYCNGSTDTEYGALRAEHGYEEPFDVQVWEIGNEVWGGWQAGGTHDPEQFAERTTEFIEAMTAVDDSITVIPDGMDPMYGDENLPDPERWNDTLFDVIGSDLDGIGMHRYNWGIRDEDPGSVEEWKAEHDADALDYNEVLLMFPTQFGELMGETADLAASHGLEEPEFFIGEWGLYPTVADGDPWPGMPTMAGASYVAGMFNAFIRQSDHVRRASHTHLPVRMFPPEHVDHPADPNPLLPVGFTLGLYASVFDGDRTWNVIDAAVDGETRDIPETGVRIRAMEDVPYVDAVSMATPDGDALCTFLTNRNLRTDASVAIEVPDAVTPAEATVTVQRPTGDPHDEQDGLGDYPDSWYDWDAAVYEVATETVPVRENGTLDLRLPPSAVARIEIEAGARRGPPERGDGSGRGPRNHADENPGRGPPEHARSTDAAECNE from the coding sequence ATGGGTGAGCATACCGACCACCCCGATTCGAATCGGTCGATGAGACGACGACAGTACCTCGGCGTTCAGGCCGCAGCCACGGCCGGCCTGGTCGTCGGCGGTGCGGGCCTGGTCGCCGGCGCCAGTGACGATGCCGTGGACGGCACCGAGCAGGGAGACGGCGACGAAGACCGAGCGGACGACGAAGCGGCCGAGTCGTTCGACGCGATGGTGACGATGGACGCCGACGAGCGCGGCGAGCGTGACGTGCCGGAGACGCTGTTCGGCCGGTTCGCCGAACATTACGGGGCCCACGAGATCTACCCCGGGATCTACGCGGAACACGTCACGAACACGGCGTTCGTCGCCTGGGGCCAGGTCCAACCGGACCACGTCTCCCACGTCTACGGGTTCGACGAGGTCGGTCGGTACGACGGACTCCCGTTCCCCTGGGAGCCGGTCGGCGACGAGGCTGCGTTCGAGCGACCCGAGGAAGGCGGCGTTCGCGGCCTCGGTACGTGGGAGTCCGACGGCGGCTGGCCGGCCGTCGATCGGGAGCCCCGAAACGAACACCAGCGGGTCGTCCTCGACGACGCGGTCGGCGGGGTCAAACAGCGACTGCCACTCCCCGACTGGCGGACGCTCGCCTACGAGTTCGGGCTCTCGGTCCGCGCAGACGGGATCGACGCCCTCGACATTCGACTGACCGCTCCCGACGGCGACGTGCTCGCAAGCGCGGCGATCGAGGGCCTCACCGACGAGTGGGAGCGCTACGACGGGATCGACCTGGAACTCGCGGAGCGCAGCGGCAGTACGCTCGAGGGCGGTGCCCTAGACGACGTCGCGTCCCCTTACGGCGAGTACGTCCTCGAAATCGTCGCCGAGGGGACGGGCCACGTCGATCTGGACTGGCTCTCCTTGCTCCCCGCGGACGCGGTCAACGGAAAGTTCAACCCGACGACCATCGAGTTGATGGACGACCGGAACGTCTCGCTGCTGAAGTGGCCTGGCGGGAACGTCACCAGCACCTACAAGTGGGAAGACGGGATCGGCCCCGTCGAGGAGCGGCCGATCAGGCCGAACGTGGTGTGGAACGGCCTCGATCCGAACCTCATGGGGACCGCGGAGTACGTCGAATTCTGCGAGGTCACCGACGTCGAAGCGACGATCACGGTCGGCGTGACCGTCGAGGACACCGACCGCGAGTTCCAGCCGCCGGAGCCGATTACGCCCGAAGACGCCGCAAACTGGGTCGAGTACTGCAACGGGTCGACCGATACCGAGTACGGCGCGCTTCGGGCCGAACACGGCTACGAGGAGCCGTTCGACGTGCAGGTGTGGGAGATCGGTAACGAGGTCTGGGGCGGCTGGCAGGCCGGCGGCACCCACGACCCGGAGCAGTTCGCCGAGCGCACGACCGAGTTCATCGAGGCGATGACGGCCGTCGATGATTCGATCACGGTGATCCCCGACGGAATGGACCCCATGTACGGGGACGAGAACCTCCCGGATCCGGAGCGCTGGAACGACACCCTGTTCGACGTGATCGGCAGCGATCTCGACGGGATCGGCATGCACCGGTACAACTGGGGCATCCGCGACGAGGACCCCGGCAGCGTCGAGGAGTGGAAGGCCGAACACGACGCCGACGCACTCGATTACAACGAGGTGTTGCTCATGTTTCCGACGCAGTTCGGAGAGCTCATGGGCGAGACCGCCGATCTGGCGGCGTCGCACGGCCTCGAGGAGCCGGAGTTCTTCATCGGCGAGTGGGGACTGTACCCGACCGTCGCCGACGGCGATCCGTGGCCGGGGATGCCGACGATGGCGGGCGCCTCGTACGTCGCGGGGATGTTCAACGCGTTCATCCGACAGAGCGACCACGTGCGGCGGGCGAGTCACACGCACCTCCCCGTTCGGATGTTCCCGCCGGAGCACGTCGATCACCCGGCGGATCCGAACCCGCTGCTCCCGGTCGGGTTCACGCTGGGGCTGTACGCGTCCGTCTTCGACGGCGATCGGACGTGGAACGTGATCGACGCGGCCGTCGACGGCGAGACGCGTGATATCCCCGAAACAGGGGTCCGGATCCGGGCGATGGAGGACGTCCCGTACGTCGACGCGGTGTCGATGGCGACGCCGGACGGGGACGCCCTCTGTACGTTCCTCACCAACCGGAACCTCCGGACGGACGCGTCCGTCGCGATCGAGGTTCCCGACGCGGTCACCCCTGCCGAGGCGACCGTGACCGTCCAGCGACCGACCGGCGACCCCCACGACGAGCAGGACGGACTCGGTGACTACCCCGACTCATGGTACGACTGGGACGCGGCCGTCTACGAGGTCGCGACCGAGACGGTTCCGGTTCGCGAGAACGGAACGCTCGACCTTCGGCTCCCGCCGTCGGCCGTCGCCCGGATCGAGATCGAGGCCGGCGCCAGGCGGGGGCCGCCGGAGCGCGGCGACGGGTCCGGCCGCGGGCCGCGGAATCACGCGGACGAGAACCCGGGCCGCGGACCGCCGGAGCACGCGCGATCGACCGACGCAGCGGAGTGCAACGAGTAG
- a CDS encoding carbohydrate ABC transporter permease encodes MAQANQQSDASDSGLVDLSKSSTREWIAGATFAIPYLLIAGTFLFGPLALALYMSFHDWNALEPAQSQFIGLENYRILLSDPDFWNALWNTVYFVALSVPPIIVGSLLLALGVNRDVRGKWLLRTVFFSPYVLTVAVVGLLWSEIFSASGLIPYYLGGGNWLTSHELAMPAIAIATVWWQLAFNFIILLAARQNVPDRLYEAAKLDGASSWRMMRDITVPQMKNPLVFIVIVTFVNSFQVFGQPYIMTDGGPSFSTTTIVLYLYETAFTGRQFGYAAAVGYVLFMLLIAVSATSYYFLGRDTQ; translated from the coding sequence ATGGCACAAGCGAACCAACAATCCGACGCGAGCGACTCGGGACTCGTCGACCTCTCGAAGTCGTCGACGCGCGAGTGGATCGCGGGGGCGACGTTTGCGATCCCGTATCTCCTGATCGCCGGCACGTTCCTCTTCGGTCCGCTGGCGCTCGCGCTGTACATGAGCTTCCACGACTGGAACGCGCTCGAGCCGGCCCAGTCGCAGTTCATCGGCCTCGAGAACTACCGGATCCTGCTCTCGGATCCGGACTTCTGGAACGCGCTGTGGAACACCGTCTACTTCGTCGCGCTCTCGGTGCCGCCGATCATCGTCGGCTCGTTGCTGTTGGCACTCGGCGTCAACCGCGACGTGAGAGGCAAGTGGCTGTTACGGACGGTCTTCTTCAGTCCGTACGTGCTGACCGTCGCCGTGGTCGGGCTGCTGTGGTCGGAGATCTTCAGCGCCTCGGGGCTCATTCCCTACTACCTCGGCGGCGGCAACTGGTTGACCTCCCACGAGCTCGCGATGCCCGCGATCGCCATCGCGACGGTCTGGTGGCAGCTGGCGTTTAACTTCATCATCCTGCTGGCCGCGCGCCAGAACGTTCCGGATCGCCTCTACGAGGCGGCGAAACTAGACGGGGCGAGCAGTTGGCGGATGATGCGCGACATCACGGTTCCGCAGATGAAGAATCCGCTCGTCTTCATCGTTATCGTAACGTTCGTCAACTCCTTCCAGGTGTTCGGCCAGCCGTACATCATGACCGACGGCGGCCCGTCGTTCTCGACGACGACGATCGTGTTGTACCTGTACGAGACGGCGTTTACCGGCCGCCAGTTCGGCTACGCCGCCGCGGTCGGCTACGTACTGTTCATGCTCCTGATCGCGGTCTCCGCGACTAGCTACTACTTCCTCGGACGTGATACCCAATGA
- a CDS encoding alpha-N-arabinofuranosidase produces MTDAHITVHTEAAIDRIAPEVHGHFAEHLGRCIYDGIWHSERADESGFREDTVSLLADLDLPVLRWPGGCFADDYHWEDGVGPREERPRRRNLFWAQGPEESPEESNAFGTDEFLELCERIGTEPYLAANVGSGDPQEAADWVEYCNYDGDTELADRRRENGHEDPYGVKYWGLGNENWGCGGQMSPEQYAREYRRFATYVGTMDNLMLDHDLELIACGFEGHEWNRRFLEEINESPWGAEFPLDHLTLHHYYGRGMTVAEADEDKYDRFLADALEMERHIERMAGAINAVATTRDIGVIIDEWGAWHPEATADNGLEQPGTVLDALSAAAVLDVFNDNSDVVTMTNIAQTVNVLQCLVETDEDDAWARPTYRVFDLYASHKGNDAVRTTVSTPTRELADDDRELPLVGASASVGDDGTYVTVTNLDCRGTHSVDVSLEGASLDEGDVRAEILFADQEPAHEVTPDNADEFVAEDLAVSVAGDGTLTAELPPSTVAAVSIR; encoded by the coding sequence ATGACAGACGCACACATAACAGTGCATACTGAGGCGGCTATCGATCGAATCGCCCCCGAAGTGCACGGTCACTTCGCCGAGCACCTCGGTCGCTGCATCTACGACGGTATCTGGCACAGCGAGCGCGCCGACGAGAGCGGGTTCCGCGAGGACACCGTTTCCCTACTGGCCGATCTCGACCTCCCCGTGCTCCGGTGGCCAGGCGGCTGTTTCGCCGACGACTACCACTGGGAGGACGGCGTCGGCCCGCGGGAGGAGCGCCCGCGGCGTCGCAACCTCTTCTGGGCGCAGGGCCCCGAAGAGAGCCCCGAGGAGTCTAACGCCTTCGGCACCGACGAGTTCCTCGAACTGTGCGAGCGAATCGGGACCGAACCGTACCTCGCGGCCAACGTCGGTTCGGGCGACCCCCAGGAGGCCGCCGACTGGGTCGAGTACTGCAACTACGACGGTGACACCGAACTGGCCGACCGCCGCCGGGAGAACGGACACGAGGATCCCTACGGCGTGAAATACTGGGGGCTCGGTAACGAGAACTGGGGCTGTGGCGGCCAGATGTCGCCCGAACAGTACGCCCGCGAGTACCGCCGGTTCGCGACGTACGTCGGCACGATGGACAACCTGATGCTCGACCACGACCTCGAGCTCATCGCCTGCGGCTTCGAGGGCCACGAGTGGAACCGCCGCTTCCTGGAGGAGATCAACGAGTCCCCGTGGGGCGCGGAGTTCCCGCTCGACCACCTCACGCTGCACCACTACTACGGGCGGGGGATGACCGTCGCCGAGGCCGACGAGGACAAGTACGATCGATTCCTCGCGGACGCGCTCGAGATGGAACGCCACATCGAGCGCATGGCCGGGGCGATCAACGCCGTCGCGACCACTCGCGATATCGGCGTCATCATCGACGAGTGGGGCGCCTGGCACCCCGAAGCGACCGCGGACAACGGCCTCGAGCAGCCGGGGACCGTCCTCGACGCGCTCTCCGCGGCGGCCGTCCTCGACGTCTTCAACGACAACAGCGACGTCGTCACGATGACGAACATCGCCCAGACCGTCAACGTCCTCCAGTGTCTCGTCGAGACCGACGAAGACGACGCCTGGGCTCGGCCGACCTACCGCGTCTTCGACCTCTACGCGTCCCACAAAGGCAACGACGCCGTCCGCACCACCGTATCGACGCCGACGCGCGAACTCGCCGACGACGACCGCGAACTGCCGCTGGTCGGCGCTTCCGCCTCGGTCGGCGACGACGGGACATATGTCACCGTCACGAACCTCGACTGCCGCGGTACACACAGCGTCGACGTCTCCCTCGAAGGCGCGAGCCTCGACGAGGGCGACGTCCGCGCCGAGATCCTGTTCGCCGATCAGGAGCCCGCACACGAGGTGACTCCCGACAACGCCGACGAGTTCGTCGCCGAAGATCTCGCGGTCTCGGTCGCCGGCGACGGTACCCTCACCGCGGAGCTGCCGCCGTCGACGGTCGCCGCCGTCTCCATCCGGTAA
- a CDS encoding ABC transporter ATP-binding protein → MSNTEDTTAPVTFDDVRKVYNDYFVAIEAFNARIEDGEFITIVGPSGSGKSTLLRMIAGLETITEGDIRIGDESIKGVEPQDRGIAMVFQNYALYPHMSVEKNMGYGLRLTTDLADDEIEQRVHETAEMMGIEDELDSKPSELSGGQQQRVATGRAIVRDPKIFLMDEPLSNLDAKLKVHMRTELQRLQEELGTTTIYVTHDQHEALTMSDRIIVLNEGELQQFASPDEVYNNPANRFVADFIGSPAMNFFDVVASGSTLVGDGFEYQIPSRITDEIDGTAADEHELGIRPEDITYDATGANTIPATVEVVEVAGSDNFVYLDIEGDECRVRVPGDVKPDVGEQVDLAFDPVDIHLFDGQTGENLLADLRTTEPRDADRSAASETETEAEEPA, encoded by the coding sequence ATGAGTAATACGGAGGACACGACCGCACCGGTAACGTTCGACGACGTTCGGAAAGTGTACAACGACTACTTCGTCGCCATCGAGGCGTTCAACGCGCGCATCGAGGACGGCGAGTTCATCACTATCGTCGGCCCGTCGGGGTCGGGGAAGTCGACGCTGCTCCGGATGATCGCCGGCCTCGAGACGATCACCGAGGGAGACATCAGGATCGGCGACGAGAGCATCAAGGGCGTCGAACCGCAGGACCGGGGCATCGCGATGGTGTTCCAGAACTACGCACTGTACCCCCACATGTCCGTCGAGAAGAACATGGGCTACGGGCTCCGGCTGACGACGGACCTGGCGGACGACGAGATCGAACAACGGGTCCACGAGACGGCCGAAATGATGGGTATCGAGGACGAACTCGACAGCAAGCCCAGCGAGCTCTCGGGCGGCCAGCAACAACGCGTTGCGACGGGCCGGGCGATCGTCCGTGATCCGAAGATCTTCCTGATGGACGAACCGCTGTCGAACCTCGACGCGAAGCTCAAGGTCCACATGCGGACCGAACTCCAGCGTCTGCAGGAGGAACTCGGGACGACGACTATCTACGTCACGCACGACCAACACGAGGCACTGACGATGAGCGATCGGATCATCGTCCTCAACGAGGGCGAACTACAGCAGTTCGCGTCCCCGGACGAGGTGTACAACAACCCCGCGAACCGATTCGTCGCGGACTTCATCGGGAGCCCCGCGATGAACTTCTTCGATGTCGTGGCGAGCGGTTCGACGCTCGTCGGCGACGGATTCGAGTACCAGATCCCGTCCCGAATTACCGACGAGATCGACGGCACCGCCGCCGACGAGCACGAACTGGGTATCCGCCCCGAGGACATCACCTACGACGCGACCGGCGCGAACACGATTCCCGCGACCGTCGAGGTGGTCGAAGTCGCGGGCAGCGACAACTTCGTCTACCTGGACATCGAGGGCGACGAGTGTCGCGTGCGGGTGCCAGGCGACGTAAAGCCAGACGTCGGCGAACAAGTCGACCTCGCGTTCGATCCCGTCGACATCCACCTCTTCGACGGTCAGACCGGCGAGAACCTGCTGGCCGACCTCCGCACGACCGAGCCCCGCGACGCCGATCGGTCCGCTGCGTCGGAGACCGAAACCGAGGCCGAGGAGCCCGCTTGA